The proteins below are encoded in one region of Vulpes lagopus strain Blue_001 chromosome 10, ASM1834538v1, whole genome shotgun sequence:
- the CENPBD1 gene encoding CENPB DNA-binding domain-containing protein 1, with the protein MPGKRSLNASVIPGTKRERKAITLDLKLEVLRRFEVGEKLSQIAKALGLAVSTVATIRDNKEKIKANSQIATPLRASRLTRHRSALMETMERLLHVWLEDQSQRNVPLSVTIIQEKAKSLFDDLQRERGGSSQTEKFSASKGWFVRFKERHCLLHFKMNSAAPGNKDVYPEMLRSIIEEGEYTSQQVFNVDETGLYWKRMPEGMFISMEEKAEPGFKSSKDRLMLLLGGNAAGDFKLKPLLVYHLENPKALKGYSKPNLPVIWRSNKKAWVTRSIFQEWFTYFFCPAVEKYCAQNNLTNKALLILDNAPCHPVNLSDLSDNVRVEYLHDSTADSIQPMGQGIASTFKAHYLRRTFEHILEATDGEDTATIREFWSKYSILDAIDNIAVAWEELRPATMNSVWKKIWPECVQFHSVSQTDDIAQLQQNIVTLAKNVAFEEVVEADVDQLLRSHEEDLSNEELMQLEQEPKGEEESEDVPPALRQLTTGELSTAFSHFEAGLQVLTSNSPNEEWKMQVSRAINDAINCYRELYKEKKQRSKQLY; encoded by the coding sequence ATGCCTGGGAAAAGGTCCCTAAATGCATCGGTCATCCCAGGTACCAAAAGGGAACGGAAAGCAATTACCCTCGACCTAAAATTGGAAGTGTTAAGACGATTTGAAGTGGGTGAAAAGCTCAGCCAGATCGCAAAAGCCTTAGGCCTTGCTGTCTCGACGGTAGCCACAATCcgagataataaagaaaaaatcaaagcGAACTCACAAATAGCTACTCCCTTGAGAGCCTCTCGGTTGACACGCCATCGAAGTGCACTCATGGAGACCATGGAGCGCCTGCTGCACGTGTGGCTTGAAGACCAGAGCCAGAGGAATGTGCCCCTGAGTGTCACCATTATACAGGAGAAGGCTAAGAGTTTGTTTGATGACTTACAGCGTGAAAGAGGTGGAAGCTCTCAAACAGAAAAGTTTAGCGCAAGTAAAGGGTGGTTTGTGAGATTCAAGGAGCGCCATTGTCTGCTCCACTTCAAGATGAACAGTGCAGCTCCTGGAAACAAGGATGTATATCCAGAAATGCTGAGAAGCATCATTGAAGAAGGTGAGTACACCTCTCAGCAAGTTTTTAATGTAGATGAGACAGGGCTTTATTGGAAGAGAATGCCAGAGGGAATGTTTATTTCTATGGAAGAGAAAGCTGAGCCAGGCTTTAAATCTTCCAAAGATCGCTTGATGCTGCTTCTTGGTGGCAATGCAGCTGGGGACTTTAAGCTGAAACCCTTATTGGTGTACCACTTGGAAAATCCCAAGGCTCTGAAAGGGTACTCCAAGCCCAATTTGCCTGTGATTTGGCGCTCAAACAAAAAGGCGTGGGTGACCAGGAGCATCTTTCAGGAATGGTTCACATACTTTTTCTGCCCTGCTGTTGAAAAATACTGTGCCCAAAATAATCTCACCAATAAAGCATTGCTCATCCTAGACAATGCACCATGCCACCCAGTAAATTTGAGTGATCTGTCTGATAATGTAAGAGTGGAATACCTTCATGACAGTACAGCTGACTCAATCCAGCCCATGGGTCAAGGCATAGCCTCTACCTTCAAAGCTCATTACTTGAGAAGAACTTTTGAGCACATCCTAGAAGCAACAGATGGAGAAGATACAGCCACGATCAGGGAGTTTTGGAGTAAGTACAGTATCTTGGATGCCATAGACAACATTGCAGTAGCTTGGGAGGAGCTCAGGCCAGCAACAATGAACAGTGTGTGGAAGAAGATTTGGCCTGAGTGTGTTCAGTTCCATAGTGTTTCCCAAACAGATGACATTGCACAGCTTCAACAAAACATTGTGACCCTCGCCAAGAATGTGGCTTTTGAAGAGGTTGTAGAAGCTGATGTGGACCAGTTGCTGAGGTCCCACGAGGAAGATCTCTCAAATGAGGAGCTGATGCAACTGGAACAGGAGCctaaaggagaggaggagagtgaaGATGTTCCACCTGCCCTGCGCCAACTAACCACAGGAGAGCTGTCAACAGCCTTCTCACATTTCGAGGCAGGCTTGCAAGTCCTTACCAGTAACAGCCCCAATGAGGAATGGAAAATGCAAGTTTCAAGAGCAATCAATGATGCAATAAACTGCTACAGGGAACTGTACAAGGAGAAAAAGCAGCGTTCAAAGCAACTCTACTAG